TATCTATTGTTTTTGATTGAGGTTCATTGTTTACTACGCACTTCTGGAAGGCATTGCATTATGGCTTCAttactagacttgatatgagtaaaaaatttcacccacagactgatGGACAGTCCGAGCAAATGATTCAGGTgttagaggatatgcttcgagcccgtgttattgattttgttgcTAGGTGGGATAATCATTTGCCCTTAAcggagtttgcatacaacaacagttatcactccaacattcagatggccccatgcagtgtcgatctcctattgggtggcTTTATTTAGCTTAGATGGCTCTTTAGACACAGACTTACTTAGAGATGCCATGGAGCAGGTTCGCATAATTCAGGATAGGCTCTTGACAGACCAGAGTAGGAAAAAGAGTTATGCAAACAAGAGTGTTCGACCATTGGGGTTCACGGAgggtgatcatgtttggctCCAAGGGATGTATTGTGTATTTGTAGGGAGTATAATCTTGATtgctttaattattttattttcattgaaCAATACTCTAATTACTTTCATTTAAGACTCTATATGGAGTGCTTTTATGTGGAACAAGTATTGTTAATAAGCCCATCCAGTGATTGGAAAAAGTTTAGGAGGATCACATGTGCAGAGAAAGATGGTGGAGATTAGAGAGGAGGTAGAGCATAACATTTGGTGGCAAACCATTGATGGGACATCCAACTTCTGGTTTGATAACTGGACCAGACAAGGTTCCCTATACTACACTGAAGGGGATAATGCAGAGGAGGAGGAAATGGAGGTCAACAAATTTCTCACAGAAAGGAGATGGGATAAGCAGAAGCTGTTAGATCACCTATTTGAAGAGATGACAGATCACATTGTGGAGACAATCGATCCCAGAATGTTCAATAGAgctttaattttgaattttatcatgATTATTTAGGCTATTGTTAATCTATTTTTACCACTTGAATAGAGTGTTCATctcgaaaaaaataaaataaattgaaatttctTGTATAATTATTAAGAGAATTTCAAGGAAAAGCTTCAAAAGCTTTCATCACAGGAGTAACTgggctttcctttcttttttttctttgtagtaattacaaacaaaaaaattactACCACTTTCGGTCATTGTGTTGATAGaaaacaaatttattttttgtctgATGCAATTAACATCCGATAACACGTGCAACATAAGTGTCTAAAAACTAGTGTATAGAAAAAGTGATCTTTTTGATCTATATATAACACGTAATTGTAATAGTCCTTAATGTATGAGAAAAGTGATCATTTTAGTCCTAAACCTTGAAAGTAACCGtgcaattaaaaaatattacgaTTTAATCAGCAACTCACGTGAGATGtataaaaacattaaaaaaatgagAGTGAAACCTTTTGGCCATACCTAATTCTTTAATGATGAGAAGAAAGGCCAAATTTTTCTACCTTTAATGGTAACTCTTGTACCAATAATCAATATATGTTTAAACCAAAACCAACCTCTGTCCCTTGAACAATTGCAAAAAAAACAAAGAGCTTGCAAGAACTTGAAGACAAATGCTAATGTTTTCTTGTTGAAAAATTTCAACCAAAATCCACCTGTCTAGCAAATAGATAAAGAAGAGCAATGTTGTGTAACATAATGGAATAAGTCTTCAAAAACCAAGTGCAGTATACCAATATTAACAGCCTATCTAGTTGTAACCAAACTAATATCAACATTAACAGCATCTCCACCACCAAATCAGAACATTTGATCTGTGAACAGGTCATCCATGGGCTGAGTGAGAAATGCTTCAAGTTCACTCCCAATTCTAGTGAATTCTCCTCCGGCAACTGCTGTCATCTCCTCAGTATTGGTGCTTTCTCCAGGCAATACGCTCTCATTGCTAGTGTTTCCCACTGCTTGTGATCCTCTGCAGTAGGTCCAATCATGTCCACAGTGTTTGGAACTTGGGAAGTTCCAGCAGCTTCAGCATCCACACTAGTTATATCGAGAACGCTTGCTTTTGTTCTTGCTCTTCTGTTCCCTTTGTTGTTAGCTTCGACACGCTTGAAAAACTTATGGGCATGGCTAGCCACCTGTGATGCTGTTCTTGTTATCACACAGTGCCTAGATATACTTCTCTAGTTACCTTTACCATATATATCTATGCCCCAGAGAAATGACGTATATCAGGAAAGATAAAGAAATAAGTTATTATCAGCCTTGAAGTTAATCCAGGACAGCATTTAGTTAAAAGTTTTACTTCCACTCAAAGACTTCTGCATGCACTGTGCATTAAAACCTAAAAATGACCAGACTCTCCTAAAAAGATGATCAAATAAACCCTCTCTATTCGTTGCATTGCTTTTCAGAGTCTCACTCtagatgaaataatattttactttttttaaagtGGGTTTCACTAAGGTTACCGAATAGAACATGGTACTACTAAAAGTCTAAGTCGTGCAAtcaattaaaagaaatgattatAAATTCGTATGTTCAACGCCGCCCTAAAAAACTGTTCAGGAAACCCACCTGTGTTCCTGTGCTGTCCAAGGAGTCCCTTTTCGCCATTCGACATCTGGTTTCAAATTCTGGTTGGCATCACTTTGCATTTCTGGATAATTAGGTAGCAGAACATGTTCTGACTCGATGGCATCTATATCTTCAATGAGTATATTAATGTGATCCGTAATATCATCAAGTGATTTCCCCAGAAGTTCCTCTTTCATCTTCATAAATAGATTCTTATCATTACAGTAGATCGCTAGGGTATTCTCAAAGATTTCATCCTCCTCCCTAGTCCAGAACGAGCTATTGTATGTCCTTTCGGTGCTCATTTTCTTTTAGATCTACAAGGAAAGGCTCAAGCATGAAAAGGGAAAGTTCTTGAAGAGGATTCAGAAAATAGATGAGTGTCAATATATGACGAAAACAACCATTAATATCGGGCATCTAAAATATAAGTTTTTGTAATCCCTGATACTTCATAAACAGAAACAATCGCAGCAAGACATGTATTCTTTTAAATCATTTATGGATGCTAAGAGAAGTGATCAATGACTGGTGAAAGCAGCAAACATGAAGATACAAGTGGTATACCTCCCACATAAGTCCATAGAAATATGAACCATATTATGAAAGCATCTGCATTCTTTACTTTTTCTATTGGATGGAAGGTTTTATTATAACAAAGAAGAGTACAAAGAAGAAACTATTTGTCTTaggataagaaaaaattatatcacTGAAGAAAAGTAGATATTTCTATTCTTGTTAGtgatggaagaaaaaaaaagatctaTGGTCTAGTACTACATAACGGAGAGAGAAATCCTACCACTCAAACATATGTTATCAAAAGAAATTGATCCTCATATGCTTCGAGGATATAGGGTTTAGAGTTTCAGGAGATGTAAGTTGCATTATTCTAGAGTAATATCTGAACAACTTTCTCTCCTAAAAATGTAGAAATTTATTTAAGTAAATATCAAATAGGAAATTAAAGTGTCATTTTACATCCCTTCATAATCTACCCCAGAATCCAAGAGGTAAGTCAATCATTATGAAACTGTCAATACAGTCTCTCTGGTATCTTCTTGTTACTTTTATACAAATTGAGAAAAGGAAAAATCCAGATTCCCTTATCACGCAATCTAACCATTTAAAACTAGTGAACGTGCAATGACAAATTATATCCAGGAcaaaatatcaaaagaaaagCTATAAAActcattatttttcatttttgagagACGCTCAAATCTCTACACATTAACTTTCAACAACAGAATGCATTTTAAAGGAGACTCCCTGTAAAATATTGACACAATTTTTCTATCCTGAGAAAATAGAACAAGAGGAATCTCATGAAATCCAAGTACGTGATAATCACTTTGAATGGAAGAGGAATCTCATATACAAAATATCCTTAGAATCTACTTCAAAACCAATAACTAAATCAATCATATTTTGGATTGTATACAAATTATTGTTCATTTGAATGGAAGATTTAcataaccaacaacaataacatatctaGTATAATCCCATAAGTGAGGTCTAGAGATGATATAATGTACAtagccttacccctaccttgggaGGTATAAAGGTTGTCTTCAATAGACCCCCGACTGAAGGAAAAGCATATCAAAGTAGATCGAAAGAGAGAAGATTTGTGTAATCCACAAGTAAGGGGTGGGGAGGGTAGAGTCTACATACAATGTTGCATTCttatattttgatgatttaataAACTATGGATATATGGAATCTGGTAGTGGGACCTGAGCGGTCGAACGCTGAGCATCTAGGATGAATCATTGGAGTGCAGCTGTAAAGCTTCCACACCTGCTATGGTAGGTGAACATGGTAGCATAGGCGCAAAGCTATTAGCCAATGGTATTATACTAGGTTGTTTTTGTCCATCTTATATTGGACACTTTGACAAGAAACAACCTAATTTGTGCAATCAAGAAGATCAAAAGGAAAATCCATTCTTTCTCCTGTACAACTACACTCATACGTACAACAAGGGACCTGATCAAGTGATCTACAAAAAGTCTTAAGTTGTTCGTTGAGTTTAGTGTCTTGTGCTAAAACATTGTAAgatctattcttatgttataaaGGAACATAGATTATTTCAGTTGTATTCATCGTGAAGTCGagttcatggctagagttagcCATGGTTTGTTTGATTGAAGCCTATGTTAACTAGAGGTAGTTAATATAGTGGGAAATAAAGTTATTGTTCTCAGTCTTGTAATAGAGGTGTTACAAGGTGTAGGGTTAAGATTTTAATCCTTTGTGATTACCGGAGTCAGTAGTCACTAGTTTCGTAAAGTTAGTAATGTTATTGAGAAATTCTATGTGACAGGTCGTTTTCtcctcccttgagcaaggaggttTGCACGTAAACATCCTTGTTCTTTACCTTAGGCTTTACCGTTCTTATTACTGTTAATACAGTCAAGGGACCTATCTTTTGACTCGTGGTGGATTCATACAAGCCAACATAcatcttacccctaccttgggaGGTAGAGGGACTGTTGCAATAGGCCATAGGATTaagaaaaaacatataaaattaGATCGAAAAAGGAAAGATTTACAAAACTTAAAAAACATACtcagtggaatcccacaagtAAGGTTTGGAGAGGATAGATTATACATTGACCTTAACCCAACCTTGAGAGTTAGAGAGTTATTTATAATAGATCCTCAGCTCAAgaaaatacaaatgaaagaagATATGAAAAGGGAAGATTTACATAACCATGATAAcaaaccaaaaaagaaaagccATAAAATATGTTACTTTTTCCCTTCATAGTTTTAGTGATATTTCtacaaattattttcaatatacCATCGGCTTGTGAATAACAATGTCAAAGCAGTTCAAAAAAAGGGAAGATTTACATTACCAtgataacaaataataaaatcaaagcCATAAAGGATCTTCCTTTTTCATAAAAGATATGTCTATAAATTAACTTTCATAAACACAAAGCATGTTAAAGAAAACTACCATAAAATATCGGCACAACTGGGGCAGAACCTGACGATCACAAAGCACAATCAAAGAAAGCTTCTGGACGAATCAAACTATAGTGATAAACTTTATCATCTATGTATAAAAGTGTTCAACCAAAAGGGgaacacacacatatacatatatataatcaagaaaaaaaagctAGAGAATTTTGAGCAGAGAGATTAATTTCACACCTGGGATTTGTTCATACAACAATTCTAAACCTTCTTGTACTTGCTACTTCACTGAAAATTTGCTTTTAGGGCATTTCATCAACATTATTTAGGGAGATAAACATATCAAGATTACTGTAAtctgaattatttttaatagttagtGTAATTCAAACAAAAAGTTTAAAATGTGCTTAGTTGTGCTACCTAACCTTCCAAAACACAGCAAATTGTTTTTAGGTTTCAAGGGACATCTTGTGGTAAGGGATAAAGACAATGAGGAAGTGATTGTAGTGATAAAAAAGGAAGAGCTTCCATAGCTtcccttctttattttttttccttatttttagaggccaattgtttatttttttgatgGCCAAGTTGGGAAGATACTCCCTAATAT
This DNA window, taken from Solanum dulcamara chromosome 3, daSolDulc1.2, whole genome shotgun sequence, encodes the following:
- the LOC129881549 gene encoding transcription factor MYBS1-like, with translation MSTERTYNSSFWTREEDEIFENTLAIYCNDKNLFMKMKEELLGKSLDDITDHINILIEDIDAIESEHVLLPNYPEMQSDANQNLKPDVEWRKGTPWTAQEHRHCVITRTASQVASHAHKFFKRVEANNKGNRRARTKASVLDITSVDAEAAGTSQVPNTVDMIGPTAEDHKQWETLAMRAYCLEKAPILRR